The sequence below is a genomic window from Cobetia sp. cqz5-12.
CATGATCTCGCGGAACAGACGCGCCATCTCCTCGCCTTTCAGCGGGCCGGGGTTGTTGGCCATGATGCGGCGCAACACCTGGGCTTCTCGCTCCGGGCGGTAGAACTGCACCTGGCCGTCCTCGCCCACGTCACCGGCCGCCAGCTTGACCTCAGCGACCTGCTGCGCGCAGCCCGCGCGCTCGCTGATCAGGTTCAGCAGCTCGTTGTCGATGGCGTCGATGCGCTGACGCAGGTCGTCCAGCGTCACCGGCTTGCCCGTCGCCTGCGACACGGGATTCTGCTTGGAATCCGACATCTCACTCCTCCCTTAGCCGTGACGGCGCGCGAAGTCGCCCATGAAGTCCACCAATGCAGTGACGGCAGCTTCCGGCACGGCGTTGTAGAGGCTGGCACGCATGCCGCCAACACTGCGGTGACCGGCCAGATTCAAGAGACCCGCCGCTTCGGACTCGGCGAGGAAGGTCTTGTCGAGACGGTCATCGGCCAGCACGAACGGCACGTTCATGCGTGAGCGGTTCTCGGTCACGATCGGGTTGGAATAGAAGTCGCTGCCATCGATGGCGGCATAGAGCGCCTGCGCCTTGCGATCATTGATCGCGTCCATGGCAGCAAGGCCACCGACCTCGTCCTTGAGCCACTCGAACACCAGCCCGGAGAGATACCAGGCATAGGTCGGCGGGGTGTTGAACATGGAATTGGCCTCGGCGGCCGTCTTCCAGTTCAGCATGGTCGGACAGTCCTTGCGGGCGCGATCGAGCAGATCTTCGCGCACGATGACCAGCGTCAGGCCCGCCGGACCGATGTTCTTCTGGGCGCCGGCGTAGATGACACCGAAACGACTGACATCCAGCGGGCCGGACAGGATGGAAGACGACATGTCACATACCAGCGGCACGCCATCCGCTGCCACCTCGGGGATATAGTCGAACTCGAGGCCGCCGATGGTCTCGTTGGCGGTGTAGTGCAGATAGCCCACATCACCCGAGAGCTGGATCGCGTTCTGGCGCGGCACGGCGATCAGGCCATTGCTCTCGCTGGAGGCCGCCACGTGGCTGCCCACCGACAGATGCTCGGCTTCCTTGATCGCCTTCTTGCCCCAGATACCGGTGTACAGATAGTTGGCACTGCCACCCGCGCCCAGCAGGTTCAGCGGCACACCTGCAAACTGGGTCGAGGCGCCACCCTGCATGAACAACACGCGATAGTTGGACGGAATCTCGAGCAGTTCGCGCAGGTCCGCCTCGGCCTTCTCGGCGATGGCCACGAATTCGTCGGAGCGATGACTCATCTCCATGACGGACAGTCCGCGGCCCTGATAATCCAGCATCTCGGCGCGGGCGCGCTCCAGGACAGCGGTCGGCAGTGCAGCAGGACCGGCGCAGAAGTTGAACTTGCGTGTCATGTTGTCTTATTTCCCGAAAGTGAAGCGACCGCCCCGAAGGCGGTCGCAATCCAGCGTCTTATTCCGCGTCTGTCGGCGGGGTATCCGTCGACTCGGAATCATCTCCCGCCTGCACCTGTTCATCGGTGCTCAGCGCCTCTTCGTCCAGCTCATCCTGCACCACGACGACCTCTTCCGGCTCGTCGACACGCACCGTCGTCACCAGACGCTCCTCTTCCGCGGTGCGGATCAAGGTCACGCCCTGGGTGTTGCGCGAGGTGGTAGACACCTCGGCGACGCGGGTACGCACCAGGGTGCCGCGGTCGGTGATCAGCATCAGTTCGTCGTTGTCGCTGACCTGCACCGCGCTGACCAGGTCACCGTTGCGCTCGCTGGTCTGCATCGCGATCACGCCCTGGCCACCACGGCCACGCAGCGGGAACTCTTCCAGACGCGTGCGCTTGCCGAAGCCATTGGCGGACGCGGTCAGGATGTAGCACTGCGGCACCTCACCGTTGGCGACGCTGTCTTCCGTCATGCCATCGGTGGCTGCCACATCAGCGCTCTCGACGCCTTCCGCCGTCGCGTCCGCCGCCTCATCGACCTCGATCTCATTGTCATCGATCGCGGTGGTGCGCGGAATGATCAGACTGATGACCTGTGCATCGTCGAGCAGACGCATGCCGCGTACACCACGGGCGGTACGGCCCATCACGCGCACGTTCTGCTCTTCGAAGCGGATCGCCTTGCCGTTGGAGGACACCAGCATGACGTGGTCGGAACCGGACGTGATATCGGCGCCGATCAGACGGTCACCTTCCTCGATATCCAGCGCGATCAGACCGACACTGCGCGGACGCGAGAACTGGCTCAGCGCGGTGCGCTTGACCGTGCCGTTGGCCGTCGCGAAGAAGATGTAGCTGTCGGCAGCGTAGTCACGCACCGGCAGGATGGTGGTGACCCACTCGCCGTCATCCAGCGGAATCAGGTTGACCAGCGGCTTGCCGCGCGAGCCACGTGACGCCTGCGGCATCTCGTAGACCTTGAGCCAGTACACCTTGCCCTTGTTGGAGAACAGCAGCACGGTGTCGTGGGTCGAGGCGACCAGCAGGTGCTCGATGACATCCTCGTCCTTCATCGCGGTGGCGGACTTGCCGCGACCACCACGCTTCTGGGCCTGGTAGTCAGACAGCGGCTGGGTCTTGGCATAACCACTGCGCGAGACCGTCACCACCATGTCTTCCTCGTTGATGAGGTCTTCGATGGTCAGGTCACGACGGCTGGTCATGATCTCGGTGCGGCGCTCATCGGCGTACTGGGCACGCACTTCGCGCAGCTCTTCGCGGATGACTTCCATCAGGCGGTCGGCAGAGGACAGGATCTCCATCAGCTCGGCGATGCGCTCGAGGATGGAGGAGTACTCGGCCAGCAGCTTCTCGGTCTCGAGGCCGGTCAGGCGATGCAGGCGCAACTCGAGGATAGCCTGAGCCTGGGCCGGCGACAGACGATAATGCTTGGCGTCTTCGGACAGACCCAGACCTTCCGGCAGATCTTCCGGACGGCAGGAAGTGGCACCGGCGCGCTCGAGCATCTCGACCACCTGGCCCGGCTGCCATTCACGATCGATCAGCTTTTCCTTGGCTTCCGCCGCGCTCGGCGAGCCCTTGATCAGCTCGATCACCTCATCGATGTTCGAGATCGCCACTGCCAGACCTTCAAGAATGTGGCCACGCTCACGCGCCTTCTTGAGTTCGAACAGCGTACGACGGGTCACGACTTCACGACGGTGACGCACGAAGGATTCCAGAATCTGCTTGAGATTCAGGATCTTCGGCTGACCTTCGTGCAGCGCGACCATGTTGATGCCGAACACGGTCTCGAGCTGGGTCTGGGAGAAGAGGTTGTTGACGACCACTTCACCGGACTCGCCACGCTTGGTCTCGATGACCACGCGCAGACCGTCCTTGTCGGACTCGTCACGCAGCTCGGCGATGCCCTCGATCTTCTTGTCCTTGACCAGTTCGGCGATCTTCTCGATCAGACGCGCCTTGTTCACCTGGTAGGGAAGCTCGGTGATGATGATGTGATCACGGCCGTTCTTGTCGTTGTGCTCGATGGTATGCACGGCACGCACGTAGATACGACCACGACCGGTGCGGTAGGCATCGAGGATGCCGGCACGGCCGTTGATGATACCGGCGGTCGGGAAGTCCGGCCCCGGAATGAATTCCATCAGCTCATCGACGGTCAGATCGCCGTTGTCGATCAGCGCCAGACAGCCGTCGATGACCTCGCCCATGTTGTGGGGCGGGATGTTGGTGGCCATGCCCACGGCGATACCGGAGGAGCCGTTGACCAGCAGGTTCGGGGTCTTGGTCGGCAGCACGGCAGGAATGCGCTCGGTGCCGTCATAGTTGTCGACCCAATCGACGGTGTCCTTCTCGAGGTCGGCCAGCAGCTCGTGCGCCAGGCGCGCCATGCGCACCTCGGTGTAACGCATCGCCGCGGCACTGTCGCCATCGATGGAACCGAAGTTGCCCTGACCATCCACCAGCACATAACGCATGGAGAAGTGCTGGGCCATGCGGACGATGGTGTCATAGACCGCACTGTCACCGTGCGGGTGGTATTTACCGATCACATCGCCGACGACACGGGCAGATTTCTTGTAGGCCTTGTTCCAGTCATTGTTCAGCTCGTGCATCGCGAACAGTACGCGACGGTGAACCGGTTTGAGGCCATCGCGGACATCCGGCAAGGCACGCCCGATGATGACGCTCATCGCGTAATCGAGATACGACTGTTTGAGCTCGTCCTCGATGTTGACTGGCAGTATCTCTCTGGCGATCTCACCCATGATTCGTCAAATCCTTGAACTCAACTGTTGGCGCCACTGCAGCAACGACGCATGCTCCGTCGTTACTGCAGCGCGGCAGTGGCGTGAAGCAGACACGGGGTGCCAGCTCCGCGGCACCGAAGTGGCGGCATTATATCACTTGCGAGCGCGCCTAGCAGCTCACACGACGCCGCAAGGACACCTCAGTACGGTAGTACGGCCGTCAATGTGCGCAGCCTGCTGACTCATGCCTCGCCGCTGAGGACGATCAGGCCGTTTCTTCACTGACCAACGCGCCCAGCAGCGCGCCGATCTCGCCGTCCAGCGGCATGGCGCGACCGGTGTCGGTATTCATCAGCACGAAGGTGAAGTCCGCCCTGGAGACCAGCGCTCCGGAGCGCGGATGCACCTCGCCCATGCGCCGCTCACCCAGATGGATCTCCTGGCGCATGATCATCTTGCGGCGCCCGAGCTCTGACAGCCGCGTGGTGATGACCAGCTCATCATGGACGGTGGCGGGATAGTGCCAATCCAGGTTGAGGTTGACCGCCACCATCGCGATGCCTTCGCGCTTGAGCGCGGCCAGGTCGAGATGCGCGAGCATGAACTCCCAGCGCCCTTCCTCATAGAACTCCAGATAGCGGGCATTGTTGACGTGCCCATAGCCATCCAGATGGTAGCCACGCACCGTCAGGGTCGTGCGACTGACGACGTCTGTGTGACTGCCGACGTCTGTATGACTGGCGTCCGCTGCCTGCGGTGGATTGCTGTCGTGTTGCATCCCTGTCTCCCGTCCGTGAAACGATCGCGTCGTGTGGCCATCGTCAGCTGATCTTATGCCGGTGACTGACAGAAAAACAAACGCTTGGCTGAATGGTGACGCCTGCCCTGCTCGCCATCACGGTAAGACGGCTACTCGCCGGGCGGACCCTGCGGCGGTCTCTCGCCGCCCTCCTCGTCGAGGAAGTGCCCCTTCTCACCCATGAAGCAGCCGAAGATCTGGTTAACCCCCGGTGCGGAGGCGTGATAGTGATAGCCACGCACCGGATCCGTCTCGCCGCCACACTCATCCAGGTCAGCGGGAACATTGCCATCCTTGTCCTCTCTGGCATAGATGGCATAGCCATCCAGCGCATAGCCGATCATCGGCGAATGGCCATCCTCCTGAATGCCGATCTCGGAGCAGCCGGTGGCGGTGTGATAGTGATAGCCCTCATGCGGGTTGGCATGCGCGCCACAATCGTCGAGCACCCCCAGGGTGTGAGAGCTCAGGATCAGCTCCAGCGGCGCCGGCGGGCCGAACATCACGCCATTGAGCGCCACGCCGGTATTGGAGTGGCCGGCAAGCGAGGTCGGCTCGGCGGCCGGTACCGGCACCTTGGGGATCACGACAGTCTTCTCGATGCCGCCGCCCAGTTCCTCAAGCGGACACTCGAGACAGAAATTGTCGAAGCCGTCGATGGGGTTCGGGTTCCCCGCCACCTCACAACCACGCGCGCCATCGATCACGGTGATCTCGCCCGTGTTGACGTCGTACATCTGCCACTCCTTGTCCTTGTAGAGAGTGGCCAGATTCTTGATGAATTCGCCGTCCACCTGATAGAGGGTGCCCTCGCCATCCATCCAGGTGCCGCCTTCCTCCTCACCGGAGTGGATATTGGGCGGGCAGAAAGGCCCCACCGGCGAAGTTTCCGGGTCCGCGGGCGCACCGGCCACACGGAACTGATAGCAGGTCGTCTGGGTGCCGCCGCTCAGGGTGCAATCGACGGTCTCGACCTCGCCGACGATCGCGCCCTCGGCAAACATCTCAGGATCCAGCCCGACCGCCGCCGGGGCAGGTTCGCCGTCCGTGACTTCCTCTGCAACGACTGTCTCTTTCGTGACCGTTGCACTGGTCTCGGCTGCACTGGCAGCCTTGTCGTTGGCGTCATGCTCCTCGCTGCAGCCGAACAGCAGCAGGGTCAGCGCCGCCAGCGTCAGTGGTCGTGCCCGTTTCAGCGCGCTCGCGCCCGATGCTCTGCTCTTCACGAAAGCCTCCACTACCGTCTCCTCAGCAGTCCCCACAGCGGTCTCTACAACAACGTCATCGATCACTCTGCCACCCTCCGCGTCTCAAGTCTGATGGTCGATGCCTACAGGTCGATGCCTGCTGATCGATATCTACTGGTCTTTGCCTGGTGAGCGATACCGCAAACCGCCAGACCGCGCACCGCCAGGTCGACTCAAGACTAGCGCCACAGCGTGCACACAGTATGTCCTTGCGCTCGCGCGCGATGGTCGGCAACCGCAGTGTGAC
It includes:
- the serC gene encoding 3-phosphoserine/phosphohydroxythreonine transaminase; its protein translation is MTRKFNFCAGPAALPTAVLERARAEMLDYQGRGLSVMEMSHRSDEFVAIAEKAEADLRELLEIPSNYRVLFMQGGASTQFAGVPLNLLGAGGSANYLYTGIWGKKAIKEAEHLSVGSHVAASSESNGLIAVPRQNAIQLSGDVGYLHYTANETIGGLEFDYIPEVAADGVPLVCDMSSSILSGPLDVSRFGVIYAGAQKNIGPAGLTLVIVREDLLDRARKDCPTMLNWKTAAEANSMFNTPPTYAWYLSGLVFEWLKDEVGGLAAMDAINDRKAQALYAAIDGSDFYSNPIVTENRSRMNVPFVLADDRLDKTFLAESEAAGLLNLAGHRSVGGMRASLYNAVPEAAVTALVDFMGDFARRHG
- the gyrA gene encoding DNA gyrase subunit A, whose translation is MGEIAREILPVNIEDELKQSYLDYAMSVIIGRALPDVRDGLKPVHRRVLFAMHELNNDWNKAYKKSARVVGDVIGKYHPHGDSAVYDTIVRMAQHFSMRYVLVDGQGNFGSIDGDSAAAMRYTEVRMARLAHELLADLEKDTVDWVDNYDGTERIPAVLPTKTPNLLVNGSSGIAVGMATNIPPHNMGEVIDGCLALIDNGDLTVDELMEFIPGPDFPTAGIINGRAGILDAYRTGRGRIYVRAVHTIEHNDKNGRDHIIITELPYQVNKARLIEKIAELVKDKKIEGIAELRDESDKDGLRVVIETKRGESGEVVVNNLFSQTQLETVFGINMVALHEGQPKILNLKQILESFVRHRREVVTRRTLFELKKARERGHILEGLAVAISNIDEVIELIKGSPSAAEAKEKLIDREWQPGQVVEMLERAGATSCRPEDLPEGLGLSEDAKHYRLSPAQAQAILELRLHRLTGLETEKLLAEYSSILERIAELMEILSSADRLMEVIREELREVRAQYADERRTEIMTSRRDLTIEDLINEEDMVVTVSRSGYAKTQPLSDYQAQKRGGRGKSATAMKDEDVIEHLLVASTHDTVLLFSNKGKVYWLKVYEMPQASRGSRGKPLVNLIPLDDGEWVTTILPVRDYAADSYIFFATANGTVKRTALSQFSRPRSVGLIALDIEEGDRLIGADITSGSDHVMLVSSNGKAIRFEEQNVRVMGRTARGVRGMRLLDDAQVISLIIPRTTAIDDNEIEVDEAADATAEGVESADVAATDGMTEDSVANGEVPQCYILTASANGFGKRTRLEEFPLRGRGGQGVIAMQTSERNGDLVSAVQVSDNDELMLITDRGTLVRTRVAEVSTTSRNTQGVTLIRTAEEERLVTTVRVDEPEEVVVVQDELDEEALSTDEQVQAGDDSESTDTPPTDAE
- a CDS encoding acyl-CoA thioesterase; protein product: MQHDSNPPQAADASHTDVGSHTDVVSRTTLTVRGYHLDGYGHVNNARYLEFYEEGRWEFMLAHLDLAALKREGIAMVAVNLNLDWHYPATVHDELVITTRLSELGRRKMIMRQEIHLGERRMGEVHPRSGALVSRADFTFVLMNTDTGRAMPLDGEIGALLGALVSEETA
- a CDS encoding YHYH protein, whose protein sequence is MKSRASGASALKRARPLTLAALTLLLFGCSEEHDANDKAASAAETSATVTKETVVAEEVTDGEPAPAAVGLDPEMFAEGAIVGEVETVDCTLSGGTQTTCYQFRVAGAPADPETSPVGPFCPPNIHSGEEEGGTWMDGEGTLYQVDGEFIKNLATLYKDKEWQMYDVNTGEITVIDGARGCEVAGNPNPIDGFDNFCLECPLEELGGGIEKTVVIPKVPVPAAEPTSLAGHSNTGVALNGVMFGPPAPLELILSSHTLGVLDDCGAHANPHEGYHYHTATGCSEIGIQEDGHSPMIGYALDGYAIYAREDKDGNVPADLDECGGETDPVRGYHYHASAPGVNQIFGCFMGEKGHFLDEEGGERPPQGPPGE